In Humulus lupulus chromosome 6, drHumLupu1.1, whole genome shotgun sequence, a single genomic region encodes these proteins:
- the LOC133784760 gene encoding protein TOPLESS-RELATED PROTEIN 2-like, with amino-acid sequence MPNSNSSLSHPAMEAPPPGLVKQSSAAVFLKHPRTPTGVTGMDYQSADSEHLIKRIHTGQSDEVSFSGVMHSGAYSQDDIPKNLVRTLSQGSNVMSMDFHPQQQTILLVETNVGDISLWEVGSRERMVHKPFKVWDIQSASMPLQSALLSDAGISVNRCVWGSDGLMLGVAFSKHIVQIYTYNPTGELRQHLEVNLIPFPVISFFIGNG; translated from the exons ATGCCAAATTCTAATTCATCTTTGTCTCATCCTGCTATGGAAGCACCACCTCCTGGTTTAGTCAAGCAATCTAGTGCAG CTGTATTTTTGAAACACCCAAGGACTCCTACAGGTGTTACGGGGATGGATTATCAATCAGCTGACTCTGAGCACTTGATTAAGCGCATTCATACTGGACAGTCTGATGAG GTATCATTCTCTGGTGTAATGCATTCTGGGGCCTATTCACAAGATGACATTCCCAAAAATCTTGTCCGGACCCTTAGTCAAGGATCTAATGTTATGAGCATGGATTTTCATCCTCAACAACAAACCATACTGCTAG TTGAGACAAATGTTGGTGACATTAGCCTTTGGGAAGTTGGGTCGCGGGAGAGGATGGTACATAAACCCTTCAAGGTTTGGGATATACAATCTGCTTCGATGCCATTGCAG TCAGCTTTGTTAAGTGATGCTGGAATATCAGTGAATCGTTGTGTTTGGGGGTCAGATGGGCTCATGCTTG GTGTTGCATTTTCAAAGCACATTGTCCAGATATATACTTACAATCCAACTGGGGAACTCCGTCAACATTTGGAGGTAAATCTTATTCCTTTCCCTGTTATCTCTTTCTTCATTGGCAATGGT
- the LOC133784761 gene encoding WAT1-related protein At5g64700-like, with translation MGEEKYYLAVILAQAIYAGMVLLTKATFNGGMNCYIFTFYHQLVGTVVLVPLAMVFERRNGTPLSVVTFGKIFMLAFLGVTLPLNASNVALAYTLATFGAAILNCLPVATFFLALLLRMEKLNIRTTAGIVKVAGLGACMAGIVVLTFCLVFVPCSSERLRFTTLLCLSSTGQCFVFAIALERDPSEWKLSWNIKLLTIVYTQIDLVTEVELEILTKIIKHINGMAQMKQAKFGFVDMDFVLGVGGYDLDRIDSEVQLIFKDSVTRP, from the exons ATGGGGGAAGAGAAGTACTATTTAGCTGTGATACTAGCACAAGCAATATATGCTGGCATGGTTTTGCTTACCAAAGCCACCTTTAATGGTGGTATGAACTGTTACATCTTCACTTTCTATCATCAACTAGTTGGAACTGTTGTCTTAGTCCCTCTTGCTATGGTTTTCGAAAG AAGAAATGGAACACCACTTTCTGTAGTTACCTTCGGCAAGATTTTCATGCTTGCCTTCTTGGG GGTGACTCTTCCCCTTAATGCTTCTAATGTTGCACTTGCCTACACATTAGCAACATTTGGTGCTGCTATATTGAACTGCCTCCCTGTTGCAACTTTTTTCTTGGCTCTTCTCCTGCG GATGGAGAAATTAAACATAAGGACAACAGCAGGGATAGTGAAGGTTGCAGGACTAGGGGCGTGCATGGCTGGTATTGTGGTTCTTACCTTCTGCTTGGTCTTTGTCCCTTGTTCTTCCG AAAGGCTAAGGTTCACAACCCTACTATGCCTTTCAAGTACTGGTCAGTGTTTTGTATTTGCTATTGCTTTGGAGAGAGATCCTAGTGAATGGAAGCTTAGTTGGAACATTAAATTACTCACAATAGTTTACACA CAGATAGATTTAGTGACTGAGGTTGAGCTAGAGATATTGACCAAGATAATTAAG CATATTAATGGGATGGCACAAATGAAGCAAGCTAAGTTTGGATTCGTTGACATGGACTTTGTTCTTGGAGTGGGAGGTTATGATCTTGATAG GATTGATTCTGAAGTTCAG CTGATTTTCAAAGATTCAGTCACTCGACCTTAg